From Excalfactoria chinensis isolate bCotChi1 chromosome 4, bCotChi1.hap2, whole genome shotgun sequence, one genomic window encodes:
- the TBC1D8B gene encoding TBC1 domain family member 8B isoform X1: MWLKPEEVLLKNALKLWVLERSNQYFVLQRRRGYGEEGGGGLAGLLVGTLDAVLDSTSKVAPFRILHQTPDSQVYWSIACGASREEITEHWDWLEHNVMNILSVFDSNEDITSFVQGKIRGLIAEEGKGSFTKEEDPEKFREGLMKFEKCFGLPEQEKLVTYYSCSYWKGRVPCQGWLYLSTNFLSFYSFLLGAEIKLIISWDAISKLEKTSNVILTESIHVCSHGEDHYFSMFLHINETFLLMEQLANYAVRRLFDKETFENDPVLHDPLQITKRGLESRAHSQQFRAFFRLPKEETLKEVHECFLWVPFTHYNAHGKMCISENYICFASQDGSLCSVIIPFREVIGVDKADPANRGVNISTKGKRAFRFTEVRDFEQLVAKLRIKCNATSSPQHITTEVASSSASDSAKDFDEVPPKMDLRDNSKTVSTEALMTVYHPQDAENLDPKMLKEKMKEQSWNILFFERGHGVSMFRTKKTRDLVVRGIPEALRGELWLLFSGAVNDMASSPGYYTELVEKSLGTCTLATDEIERDLRRSLPEHPAFQSDTGISALRRVLTAYAYRNPQIGYCQAMNILTSVLLLYAKEEEAFWLLVAVCERMLPDYFNRRIIGALVDQAVFEELIRVHLPQLTDHMMGMTFFSSVSLSWFLTLFISVLPIESAVNVVDCFFYDGIKAILQLGLAVLEYNMDKLLTCKDDAEAVTVLNRFFDSVTNKDSPLPPAVQQGSNLSDAKGDHPKVDITDLIRESNERYGDIRYEDVESMRCRNRLYVIQTLEATTKQNVLRVVSQDVKFSPNDLDELYELFKREHFLSCYWNVNSPVLDHHDASLPYLEQYRIDCQQFRVLCRLLSPWSHCANRDSIALWTFRLMDENCHGLINFKQFACVLDTMYNGSFTDKLKLLFKLHIPPAFTEVESLSPSKGVDLSKEELIHFSQLSVSSAGDSLESDALKSSPEKGKGKVDIQAYLKQWQDELLRKEENIKDLPRMNQSQFIQFSKTLYNLFHGDPEEELLYRAIAVVTSLLLKMEEVGRRLQGPTSPVRSLAATTEVPAEGSHKGQEEGSSEQTEGSGEQGLRKSHEWSFAFEQILASLLNEPAFVRFFEKPREVKARIESTKNLQLKARTRM, encoded by the exons ATGTGGCTGAAGCCCGAGGAGGTGCTGCTGAAAAATGCCCTCaagctgtgggtgctggagCGCTCCAACCAGTACTTCGTGCTGCAGAGGCGGCGGGGATACGGCGAGGAGGGTGGAGGCGGGCTGGCAG gtCTTCTTGTGGGAACCCTAGATGCAGTATTGGATTCTACGTCAAAAGTGGCTCCATTTCGTATCCTGCATCAGACACCAGACTCACAGGTCTACTGGTCCATTGCATGTG GAGCCAGCAGAGAAGAGATAACAGAGCACTGGGACTGGTTAGAACACAATGTTATGAACATTTTATCAGTATTTGATTCAAATGAAGATATTACAAGCTTTGTCCAGGGGAAGATAAGA GGTTTGAttgctgaagaaggaaaaggttcTTTTACAAAAGAAGAAGATCCTGAGAAGTTTCGTGAAGGTCTTATGAAGTTTGAAAAGTGTTTTGGATTACCAGAGCAGGAGAAGTTGGTTACCTATTACTCATGCAGCTACTGGAAGGGCCGTGTGCCTTGTCAAGGATGGCTTTATCTTAGTACCAACTTCCTGAGCTTTTACTCATTTTTGCTGGGAGCAGAAA taaagCTTATTATCTCCTGGGATGCAATATCAAAACTTGAGAAGACTTCCAATGTTATCCTGACAGAGAGCATTCATGTCTGCTCCCATGGAGAAGATCactatttttccatgtttttacaCATTAATGAAACCTTCCTTCTCATGGAGCAGCTGGCAAACTACGCTGTTAGAAGACTTTTTGATAAGGAGACTTTTGAAAATGACCCAGTCCTTCACGACCCCCTGCAGATCACCAAGAG AGGCCTGGAGAGCCGAGCACACAGTCAGCAGTTCAGAGCATTCTTCAGGCTACCCAAAGAAGAGACTTTGAAGGAAGTTCATGAATGCTTCTTATGGGTTCCTTTCACTCATTACAATGCCCATGGGAAAATGTGCATTTCGGAAAACTACATTTGCTTTGCTAGCCAGGATGGCAGCCTGTGCAGTGTCATCATTCCATTCAGAGAG GTGATAGGCGTGGATAAGGCTGACCCAGCCAACAGAGGAGTCAACATTAgtaccaaaggaaaaagagctttTCGTTTCACTGAAGTTAGAGATTTTGAACAGCTTGTCGCAAAGCTCAGAATCAAATGCAATGCAACTTCAAGTCCACAGCATATAACCACAGAG GTTGCAAGTAGTTCTGCTTCTGACAGTGCGAAGGATTTTGATGAGGTACCACCAAAGATGGATCTGAGAGATAACAGCAAAACTGTCAGTACAGAAGCCCTAATGACTGTCTACCATCCTCAGGATGCCGAGAATCTAGACCCCAAAATG ttgaaagaaaaaatgaaagaacagtCCTGGAATATCCTTTTTTTCGAACGAGGTCATGGTGTCAGTATGTTTCGAACCAAGAAGACTCGAGACTTAGTTGTAAGAGGAATCCCAGAGGCCTTAAGAGGAGAACTCTGGCTGCTCTTCTCAG GTGCTGTCAATGATATGGCTTCCAGCCCTGGTTATTACACTGAATTGGTGGAAAAGTCCTTGGGAACATGCACTTTAGCTACTGATGAAATTGAACGTGATTTACGTCGCTCCTTACCTGAGCATCCCGCTTTTCAAAGCGACACAGGAATTTCTGCGCTCCGGAGAGTTCTTACGGCTTATGCATACAGGAATCCTCAGATTGGATATTGTCAG GCAATGAACATACTGACATCAGTACTTCTGCTGTATGCTAAGGAGGAGGAAGCATTCTGGCTGCTGGTTGCTGTGTGTGAAAGGATGCTACCTGATTATTTCAATCGTCGAATCATTG GTGCCTTGGTAGATCAGGCAGTATTTGAGGAGCTCATCAGAGTTCATCTGCCTCAGTTGACAGACCACATGATGGGCATGACTTTTTTCTCCTCGGTCTCTCTCTCCTGGTTCCTTACCCTTTTTATCAGCGTGCTGCCTATTGAAAGTGCAGTCAATGTGGTGGACTGTTTCTTCTATGATGGAATAAAGGCAATCTTGCAGCTGGGACTTGCAGTGCTGGAATACAACATGGATAAGTTGCTGACTTGTAAGGATGATGCAGAAGCAGTGACAGTTCTCAACAG GTTTTTTGACAGTGTCACCAACAAAGACAGTCCTTTgcctccagctgtgcagcagggctCCAACCTCAGCGATGCAAAGGGTGACCACCCCAAAGTGGACATTACTGATTTGATCCGAGAGTCAAATGAA AGATACGGTGATATTCGGTATGAAGATGTTGAGAGTATGCGCTGCAGAAACAGGCTTTACGTGATCCAGACATTAGAAGCTACAACCAAGCAGAATGTG ctgcGTGTTGTGTCTCAGGATGTAAAATTCAGTCCTAATGATCTTGATGAGCTTTATGAATTATTCAAG AGGGAACACTTTCTTTCCTGCTATTGGAATGTAAATAGTCCTGTTTTAGATCACCATGATGCCAGCCTGCCGTATCTTGAGCAGTATCGAATTGATTGCCAGCAATTCAGAGTTCTTTGTCGTCTCCTGAGCCCATGGTCGCACTGTGCAAACAGAGACTCTATTGCATTGTGGACATTCAGACTGATGGATGAGAACTGCCATGGCCTTATCAACTTCAAACAATTTGCCTGTGTTCTTG ATACCATGTATAATGGAAGCTTCACTGACAAACTCAAGCTTCTTTTTAAGTTGCACATCCCTCCAG CTTTTACTGAAGTGGAATCTCTAAGCCCTTCCAAAGGTGTTGATCTTTCAAAAGAAGAACTCATCCACTTCAGTCAACTCAGTG TTTCATCAGCTGGGGATAGTCTTGAAAGTGATGCTTTGAAGAGCAGCCCAGAAAAAG GGAAGGGCAAGGTTGATATCCAGGCCTATCTGAAGCAGTGGCAAGATGAACTtcttagaaaagaagaaaacattaaggATTTGCCAAGAATGAATCAG TCTCAGTTCATCCAGTTCTCAAAAACTTTGTACAATCTATTCCACGGAGATCCTGAGGAGGAACTGTTGTACCGGGCTATAGCAGTGGTTACCAGCCTCCTGctgaaaatggaagaagttGGGAGAAGGCTTCAGGGTCCCACATCACCGGTCAGAAGTCTGGCTGCCACAACAGAGGTACCTGCTGAAGGCTCTCATAAAGGACAGGAggaaggcagctctgagcagactGAAGGCAGCGGAGAGCAGGGTCTGAGAAAGAGCCACGAATGGTCTTTTGCCTTTGAACAGATTCTGGCATCCTTACTGAACGAGCCGGCCTTTGTGAGATTTTTTGAGAAACCTCGTGAGGTAAAAGCTAGAATAGAGAGCACTAAAAATTTACAACTTAAAGCAAGAACTAGGATGTAA
- the TBC1D8B gene encoding TBC1 domain family member 8B isoform X2: MWLKPEEVLLKNALKLWVLERSNQYFVLQRRRGYGEEGGGGLAGLLVGTLDAVLDSTSKVAPFRILHQTPDSQVYWSIACGASREEITEHWDWLEHNVMNILSVFDSNEDITSFVQGKIRGLIAEEGKGSFTKEEDPEKFREGLMKFEKCFGLPEQEKLVTYYSCSYWKGRVPCQGWLYLSTNFLSFYSFLLGAEIKLIISWDAISKLEKTSNVILTESIHVCSHGEDHYFSMFLHINETFLLMEQLANYAVRRLFDKETFENDPVLHDPLQITKRGLESRAHSQQFRAFFRLPKEETLKEVHECFLWVPFTHYNAHGKMCISENYICFASQDGSLCSVIIPFREVIGVDKADPANRGVNISTKGKRAFRFTEVRDFEQLVAKLRIKCNATSSPQHITTEVASSSASDSAKDFDEVPPKMDLRDNSKTVSTEALMTVYHPQDAENLDPKMLKEKMKEQSWNILFFERGHGVSMFRTKKTRDLVVRGIPEALRGELWLLFSGAVNDMASSPGYYTELVEKSLGTCTLATDEIERDLRRSLPEHPAFQSDTGISALRRVLTAYAYRNPQIGYCQAMNILTSVLLLYAKEEEAFWLLVAVCERMLPDYFNRRIIERTHRLTGESLAVVMHMQECQHTLQNAEVHV; this comes from the exons ATGTGGCTGAAGCCCGAGGAGGTGCTGCTGAAAAATGCCCTCaagctgtgggtgctggagCGCTCCAACCAGTACTTCGTGCTGCAGAGGCGGCGGGGATACGGCGAGGAGGGTGGAGGCGGGCTGGCAG gtCTTCTTGTGGGAACCCTAGATGCAGTATTGGATTCTACGTCAAAAGTGGCTCCATTTCGTATCCTGCATCAGACACCAGACTCACAGGTCTACTGGTCCATTGCATGTG GAGCCAGCAGAGAAGAGATAACAGAGCACTGGGACTGGTTAGAACACAATGTTATGAACATTTTATCAGTATTTGATTCAAATGAAGATATTACAAGCTTTGTCCAGGGGAAGATAAGA GGTTTGAttgctgaagaaggaaaaggttcTTTTACAAAAGAAGAAGATCCTGAGAAGTTTCGTGAAGGTCTTATGAAGTTTGAAAAGTGTTTTGGATTACCAGAGCAGGAGAAGTTGGTTACCTATTACTCATGCAGCTACTGGAAGGGCCGTGTGCCTTGTCAAGGATGGCTTTATCTTAGTACCAACTTCCTGAGCTTTTACTCATTTTTGCTGGGAGCAGAAA taaagCTTATTATCTCCTGGGATGCAATATCAAAACTTGAGAAGACTTCCAATGTTATCCTGACAGAGAGCATTCATGTCTGCTCCCATGGAGAAGATCactatttttccatgtttttacaCATTAATGAAACCTTCCTTCTCATGGAGCAGCTGGCAAACTACGCTGTTAGAAGACTTTTTGATAAGGAGACTTTTGAAAATGACCCAGTCCTTCACGACCCCCTGCAGATCACCAAGAG AGGCCTGGAGAGCCGAGCACACAGTCAGCAGTTCAGAGCATTCTTCAGGCTACCCAAAGAAGAGACTTTGAAGGAAGTTCATGAATGCTTCTTATGGGTTCCTTTCACTCATTACAATGCCCATGGGAAAATGTGCATTTCGGAAAACTACATTTGCTTTGCTAGCCAGGATGGCAGCCTGTGCAGTGTCATCATTCCATTCAGAGAG GTGATAGGCGTGGATAAGGCTGACCCAGCCAACAGAGGAGTCAACATTAgtaccaaaggaaaaagagctttTCGTTTCACTGAAGTTAGAGATTTTGAACAGCTTGTCGCAAAGCTCAGAATCAAATGCAATGCAACTTCAAGTCCACAGCATATAACCACAGAG GTTGCAAGTAGTTCTGCTTCTGACAGTGCGAAGGATTTTGATGAGGTACCACCAAAGATGGATCTGAGAGATAACAGCAAAACTGTCAGTACAGAAGCCCTAATGACTGTCTACCATCCTCAGGATGCCGAGAATCTAGACCCCAAAATG ttgaaagaaaaaatgaaagaacagtCCTGGAATATCCTTTTTTTCGAACGAGGTCATGGTGTCAGTATGTTTCGAACCAAGAAGACTCGAGACTTAGTTGTAAGAGGAATCCCAGAGGCCTTAAGAGGAGAACTCTGGCTGCTCTTCTCAG GTGCTGTCAATGATATGGCTTCCAGCCCTGGTTATTACACTGAATTGGTGGAAAAGTCCTTGGGAACATGCACTTTAGCTACTGATGAAATTGAACGTGATTTACGTCGCTCCTTACCTGAGCATCCCGCTTTTCAAAGCGACACAGGAATTTCTGCGCTCCGGAGAGTTCTTACGGCTTATGCATACAGGAATCCTCAGATTGGATATTGTCAG GCAATGAACATACTGACATCAGTACTTCTGCTGTATGCTAAGGAGGAGGAAGCATTCTGGCTGCTGGTTGCTGTGTGTGAAAGGATGCTACCTGATTATTTCAATCGTCGAATCATTG AGAGGACACATCGGCTGACAGGGGAATCACTTGCAGTAGTCATGCACATGCAGGAGTGCCAGCATACTTTACAGAATGCAGAAGTCCATGTGTAG